In Desulfobulbus oralis, one DNA window encodes the following:
- a CDS encoding transposase produces the protein MSLGRKQAEQKSMWLIYDQLPQSQGHVFYERLQKLLHQKAFDAFLEKLCAPFYAEKLGRRSIPPGRYFRMLLIGYFEGIDSERGICWRCADSLSLREFLGLGPTESVPDHSSLCRIRGRLPLEVHHEMFVFVLRILEQAKLLNGKYLGIDASTMEANAAMKSIVRRDTGETYQEMLERLAEESGIRTPTRAELIAFDRKRQGRKTSNKDWQSSTDEDARIAKLKDGRTHMAYKPEHVVDLESGAIVSAVIHPADRGDTTTLATTLDDAQAKLCAVRDKEGAPGIDEPFALVADKGYHSRNVLKDLPDACTSRISEPAHKGRLRWKGDMDARDAVYGNRGRLKSEKGKALMRARGERVERSFAHCLDRGGMRRVHLRGLANVEKRYIIHVAGFNLGILLRALFGFGSPRGWADAPAALLFARIGNLNLLILVFELPNAADTPDCVMMVISRWHN, from the coding sequence ATGAGTCTTGGCCGGAAGCAGGCAGAGCAGAAGAGCATGTGGCTGATCTATGATCAGCTGCCCCAAAGTCAGGGGCATGTCTTTTACGAGCGGCTGCAGAAGCTCCTGCACCAGAAAGCATTTGACGCCTTCCTCGAAAAGCTCTGTGCACCCTTCTACGCCGAAAAGCTCGGCCGCAGGTCCATCCCGCCTGGCCGTTATTTCCGCATGCTTTTGATCGGCTACTTCGAGGGCATCGATTCCGAGCGCGGCATCTGTTGGCGCTGTGCCGACTCCCTTTCTCTGCGCGAATTCCTCGGGCTCGGCCCCACCGAATCCGTGCCTGATCACTCCTCCCTGTGCCGCATCCGGGGGCGCCTGCCGCTGGAAGTGCATCACGAAATGTTTGTCTTTGTGCTGCGGATTTTGGAGCAAGCCAAGCTGCTGAACGGGAAATATCTGGGCATCGACGCTTCGACCATGGAGGCGAACGCGGCCATGAAAAGCATTGTCCGTCGGGATACGGGCGAGACGTATCAGGAAATGCTGGAACGCCTGGCCGAAGAGAGCGGCATCAGGACGCCGACCAGGGCGGAATTGATCGCCTTTGACCGCAAGCGCCAGGGCAGAAAGACCTCCAACAAGGATTGGCAATCGAGCACCGATGAGGATGCGCGCATAGCCAAACTCAAGGATGGCCGCACCCACATGGCGTACAAGCCCGAGCATGTGGTTGATCTGGAATCCGGGGCCATTGTTTCTGCGGTGATACACCCTGCGGATCGGGGTGATACCACAACGCTTGCCACCACACTTGACGACGCCCAGGCCAAGCTGTGCGCGGTCAGGGACAAGGAAGGAGCGCCCGGCATTGACGAGCCCTTTGCTCTGGTGGCGGACAAGGGCTATCACAGCCGGAACGTGCTGAAGGATTTGCCGGATGCCTGCACAAGCCGGATCAGTGAACCGGCGCACAAGGGGCGATTGCGCTGGAAAGGCGACATGGATGCCCGGGATGCGGTGTACGGGAACCGTGGCCGGCTGAAATCCGAAAAGGGCAAGGCGCTGATGCGGGCGCGGGGCGAGCGGGTGGAGCGCAGCTTTGCCCACTGTCTTGACCGGGGCGGCATGCGGCGGGTGCATCTTCGCGGATTGGCCAATGTGGAGAAGCGCTACATTATTCATGTTGCCGGGTTCAATTTGGGGATCCTGCTGCGGGCCCTGTTTGGTTTTGGCAGCCCCAGGGGCTGGGCCGATGCCCCTGCGGCACTGCTTTTTGCCCGAATCGGCAACCTGAACCTGCTCATATTGGTCTTTGAGCTGCCGAATGCGGCTGATACTCCAGATTGTGTCATGATGGTCATTTCGAGATGGCACAACTGA
- the polA gene encoding DNA polymerase I, whose amino-acid sequence MPILYLIDGSAYIHRAYHAVAPLSTSVGQPVNAVYGFTTILRRLIREREPQYMAVAFDTRGPVFRHDLYADYKANRPPMPEDLAAQIEAIHETVRAFGILSLMAGDQEADDLIASASACMSGQGVEIVVVSGDKDLAQLVSARVQMWDPMKNLVLDEAGVAAKYGVGPGHLLDYLALTGDTADNVPGVPGIGPKTAARFIAEYGTLEVLYAAAPGLRQSRAVTSLLEHREQAFLSRDLVRLNTRAEVPRELAAYAWPGPDTEALRALWTRLEFQTLLKELPGQRQTMDKSGFRLVTDGAELRALVQRLMPEPVLAVDTETTGLDPRRDTLVGVSLALDEKNAWYLPCGHKDPSGARLPGQLEPDALAAALAPLLANPQSLKVGHNLKFDLAMLAAPQNGGIALSGPLYDTMIGAWLLNPERRSLKLDEVAGELGLAMTSFAEVTDGDKAADAFCRVSLEAARDYSCEDAAVALALYHAQQPQLEAAGLTAQMREVEAPFILVLAAMERAGVAVDAALLTRLGAEFGQRMAEIEAQIYTAAGAPFNVASPKQLGEVLFEKLALPHGRKTKTGWSTDVKVLEKLALEHELPALVLAHRNLAKLKNTYVDRLLELREADTGRVHSSFNQCGTATGRLSSANPNLQNLPIRTLEGRRIRAAFVAPPGAVLLSADYSQIDLRVLAHYSQDAELLAAFRSGADIHRETAAEIFGVMPELVTGEMRRVAKSINFGIVYGMSSFGLARQLEVGRREAQGFIDRYFTHFPGIRAFMERVIAEAHAQGFVSTLAGRRRYLPDLQSKNRAVREFAERTAINTPIQGTAADIIKIAMLRLQARLAAEKLASRMVLQIHDELVLEMPEAELETLAVLTRETMEQAMALAVPLVVNISSGPSLDRD is encoded by the coding sequence ATGCCCATACTCTATCTGATCGACGGCAGCGCCTACATCCACCGCGCCTATCACGCCGTGGCCCCGCTCTCCACCAGCGTCGGCCAGCCGGTGAACGCGGTGTACGGCTTCACCACCATTCTGAGGCGGCTTATCCGCGAGCGCGAGCCGCAGTACATGGCCGTTGCCTTTGACACCAGGGGGCCGGTGTTCCGGCATGACCTCTACGCGGACTACAAGGCCAATCGGCCGCCTATGCCGGAAGACCTGGCAGCGCAGATAGAGGCCATTCACGAGACTGTGCGCGCCTTTGGCATCCTGAGCCTCATGGCTGGAGACCAGGAGGCGGATGATTTGATCGCCTCGGCAAGCGCCTGCATGAGCGGGCAGGGCGTGGAGATTGTGGTGGTCTCCGGCGACAAGGACCTGGCGCAACTGGTTTCGGCCAGGGTGCAGATGTGGGACCCGATGAAAAATCTGGTGCTGGACGAGGCCGGGGTGGCGGCAAAATACGGGGTCGGCCCGGGCCACCTGCTGGACTACCTGGCGCTGACCGGCGACACCGCCGACAATGTGCCGGGCGTGCCGGGCATCGGCCCCAAAACCGCGGCCAGATTCATCGCCGAATACGGGACCCTGGAGGTCCTCTACGCCGCTGCACCGGGCTTGAGGCAGAGCAGGGCGGTGACCTCGCTTTTGGAGCACAGGGAACAGGCCTTCCTCTCCCGCGATCTCGTGCGGCTGAACACCAGGGCGGAGGTGCCGCGGGAACTGGCCGCCTACGCCTGGCCCGGCCCGGACACGGAGGCCCTGCGTGCCCTCTGGACCAGACTGGAGTTTCAGACCCTGCTGAAGGAGCTGCCCGGGCAGCGGCAGACGATGGACAAATCCGGCTTCCGGCTGGTGACAGACGGGGCGGAGCTGAGGGCGCTCGTGCAGCGGCTCATGCCCGAGCCGGTTCTGGCGGTGGACACCGAAACCACGGGGCTGGATCCGCGCCGCGACACCTTGGTTGGCGTCTCCCTGGCGCTGGATGAAAAAAACGCGTGGTATCTGCCCTGTGGCCATAAGGATCCCTCTGGCGCCCGCCTGCCGGGCCAGCTCGAGCCGGACGCGCTGGCAGCCGCTCTGGCGCCCCTCCTGGCGAATCCGCAAAGCCTGAAGGTCGGTCACAATCTGAAATTCGATCTGGCCATGCTGGCTGCCCCGCAGAACGGGGGCATCGCGCTTTCCGGCCCGCTCTACGACACCATGATCGGCGCCTGGCTGCTGAACCCGGAGCGTCGCAGCCTGAAACTGGACGAGGTGGCGGGAGAACTGGGCCTTGCCATGACCAGCTTTGCTGAGGTGACAGACGGCGACAAGGCAGCCGATGCCTTCTGCCGCGTCAGTCTGGAGGCGGCCCGGGATTACAGTTGCGAGGATGCGGCTGTGGCTTTGGCGCTCTATCACGCGCAGCAGCCGCAACTGGAGGCTGCCGGACTCACGGCCCAGATGCGCGAGGTGGAGGCTCCCTTCATTTTGGTTCTGGCCGCCATGGAGCGGGCCGGAGTGGCCGTGGACGCGGCGCTGCTGACCCGGCTGGGTGCAGAATTCGGCCAGCGGATGGCGGAGATTGAAGCGCAGATTTACACGGCCGCAGGCGCTCCCTTCAACGTCGCCTCGCCCAAACAGCTTGGCGAGGTCCTTTTTGAAAAACTGGCTCTGCCCCATGGCCGCAAGACCAAAACCGGCTGGTCTACGGACGTGAAGGTGCTGGAAAAGCTGGCGCTTGAGCACGAGCTCCCGGCACTGGTGCTGGCCCACCGGAACCTCGCCAAGCTGAAAAACACCTATGTGGACCGCCTTCTCGAACTGCGTGAAGCGGACACGGGCCGTGTGCACAGTTCCTTCAACCAGTGCGGCACCGCCACGGGCCGCCTCAGTTCCGCCAATCCGAATCTGCAGAACCTGCCCATCCGCACGCTGGAGGGCCGCCGCATCCGGGCCGCCTTTGTCGCCCCCCCGGGTGCGGTGCTGCTCTCCGCCGACTATTCGCAGATCGACCTGCGCGTCCTGGCTCATTACAGTCAGGATGCGGAGCTGCTGGCCGCCTTCCGTTCCGGTGCGGACATCCACCGGGAGACCGCGGCCGAGATCTTTGGCGTCATGCCGGAGCTGGTGACAGGCGAGATGCGGCGGGTGGCGAAAAGCATCAATTTCGGCATTGTCTATGGCATGTCCAGCTTTGGTCTGGCCCGGCAGCTCGAAGTGGGACGCCGGGAGGCGCAGGGTTTTATCGACCGCTATTTTACGCACTTCCCTGGCATCAGGGCCTTTATGGAGCGCGTGATCGCAGAAGCCCATGCGCAGGGTTTTGTGAGCACCCTTGCCGGACGCCGCCGCTATCTGCCCGACCTGCAGAGCAAAAACCGCGCGGTGCGGGAATTTGCCGAGCGCACGGCCATCAATACCCCCATTCAGGGCACTGCGGCGGATATTATAAAAATCGCCATGCTCCGCCTGCAGGCACGGCTTGCGGCAGAGAAGCTGGCGAGCCGCATGGTGCTGCAAATTCACGACGAGCTGGTGCTGGAAATGCCCGAGGCCGAGCTGGAGACCCTTGCCGTCCTGACCCGCGAGACCATGGAGCAGGCCATGGCGCTGGCCGTGCCGCTTGTGGTCAATATCAGCAGCGGGCCGAGTCTGGACAGGGACTGA
- a CDS encoding lysozyme inhibitor LprI family protein — protein MKERHPARTIFCAGLALAALFLSAPALFADELAPGYDACTAKAGSETAALQECNAAALAYWDRKLNENYKALKALCGYAEEADRARCREALVRGQRAWITYRDAMKTVVYYRNGGGTLSSPLAARFLVAETRRQAEFLGNAMHNAEAQ, from the coding sequence ATGAAGGAACGCCATCCAGCGCGAACCATTTTCTGCGCAGGCCTTGCGCTTGCTGCCCTCTTCCTGTCTGCGCCCGCGCTGTTCGCGGACGAGCTGGCTCCTGGCTATGATGCCTGCACGGCAAAAGCTGGAAGCGAAACCGCCGCATTGCAGGAGTGCAACGCCGCTGCCCTGGCCTATTGGGACAGGAAGCTGAACGAGAACTACAAGGCGCTCAAGGCCCTGTGCGGCTACGCCGAGGAGGCGGACAGGGCCAGGTGTCGCGAGGCGCTGGTCAGGGGGCAACGCGCCTGGATCACCTACCGGGATGCCATGAAGACCGTGGTCTATTACCGCAACGGCGGCGGCACCCTGTCCAGTCCGCTGGCAGCCCGCTTCCTGGTGGCAGAGACCAGAAGGCAGGCGGAATTTCTGGGCAATGCTATGCACAACGCAGAAGCCCAATAA
- a CDS encoding DUF4139 domain-containing protein, which produces MKQYRRILSAALVLLAPPALAGADTVQQPAEIVSTANDQSAISLTIYNNNLALIKDRRKIALPAGQSQLALREVSARMWPETVLLSGGPEVIEQNFEYDLLSPESLLEKYVGREVGVIRSNPANGTDLPQQQAKVLSAEGGAVLQMDGHIEAGIPGRLVYPDLPANLRDRPTLTMLVQNEAQGPREMELSYLSQGLSWQADYVAELSADEKRLDLSGWVTLTNESGASYRNARLQLVAGQVHQVPRRELVQADAENAPMPLAAAKPAMAEESMFEYHLYSLDRPTTVLERQKKQVALLQAAGVQASKELILRGSEHYYKSERGGLEEKVDVAVELEIKNEKAGGLGLPIPAGTVRVYKKDSKGFLQFVGEDSIDHTPEKAAMRLHLGTAFDVSASRTQTSFRKLGDSTKRNNAYESGYELKLKNAKDRPVQVKVQESIPGDWKMSAESAKSTKVSAHVAQWLVDVPAGGESVLRYTVRVQM; this is translated from the coding sequence ATGAAACAGTACCGCCGTATACTTTCCGCCGCCCTGGTTCTGCTGGCCCCCCCGGCGCTGGCCGGTGCGGACACCGTGCAGCAGCCTGCCGAAATCGTTTCCACCGCAAATGACCAGAGCGCCATCAGCCTGACCATTTACAACAACAATCTGGCGCTCATCAAGGACAGGCGCAAAATTGCCCTGCCCGCAGGCCAGAGCCAGCTCGCCCTGCGCGAGGTGAGCGCCCGGATGTGGCCGGAAACGGTCCTGCTTTCCGGCGGGCCGGAGGTTATCGAGCAGAATTTTGAATACGACCTGCTCTCTCCCGAGTCGCTGCTCGAGAAGTACGTGGGCCGTGAGGTGGGGGTCATCAGAAGCAATCCCGCAAACGGCACGGATCTGCCCCAGCAGCAGGCCAAGGTGCTGAGCGCCGAGGGCGGAGCGGTGCTGCAGATGGACGGCCATATCGAGGCCGGCATTCCCGGACGGCTGGTCTATCCGGACCTGCCGGCCAATCTGCGCGACCGGCCCACCCTGACCATGCTGGTGCAGAACGAAGCGCAGGGCCCCAGGGAGATGGAGCTTTCCTACCTGAGCCAGGGCCTTTCCTGGCAGGCCGACTATGTTGCCGAACTCTCGGCCGATGAAAAGCGGCTGGACTTGAGCGGCTGGGTCACCCTGACCAATGAAAGCGGGGCCAGCTACCGCAACGCCCGTCTGCAGTTGGTGGCCGGTCAGGTGCACCAGGTGCCGCGCCGGGAGCTCGTGCAGGCGGATGCCGAAAATGCGCCGATGCCCCTGGCAGCTGCCAAGCCGGCCATGGCGGAGGAAAGCATGTTCGAGTATCACCTCTACAGCCTGGACCGGCCGACCACGGTGCTGGAAAGGCAGAAGAAGCAGGTCGCGCTCCTGCAGGCGGCCGGCGTGCAGGCCAGCAAGGAGCTGATTCTGCGCGGCAGCGAACACTATTACAAAAGCGAGAGGGGCGGTCTGGAGGAAAAAGTCGACGTGGCGGTCGAGCTGGAAATCAAAAACGAGAAGGCGGGCGGTCTGGGTTTGCCCATTCCGGCCGGCACGGTGCGGGTGTACAAGAAGGACAGCAAGGGCTTTCTGCAGTTCGTGGGTGAAGACAGCATCGACCACACGCCGGAAAAGGCGGCCATGCGGCTGCACCTGGGTACGGCCTTCGATGTGAGCGCCTCCAGAACCCAGACCTCCTTCAGAAAGCTGGGCGACAGCACCAAGCGCAACAACGCATACGAGAGCGGTTATGAGCTGAAGCTGAAGAACGCCAAAGACCGGCCGGTGCAGGTCAAGGTGCAGGAGTCCATCCCCGGCGACTGGAAGATGAGCGCTGAATCGGCGAAATCCACCAAAGTCTCGGCTCACGTTGCCCAGTGGCTGGTCGATGTGCCGGCCGGGGGGGAAAGCGTGCTGCGCTATACGGTCAGGGTGCAGATGTAG
- a CDS encoding TMEM43 family protein: MAYTETTTTGYFQRLGSSFSGMGLGIVLFIVGSGLLWWNEGNFVATRNALNEAQGLSMELASVDQVDPAADGKLVHAVGNAVTQDLLIDSIFGVSVQGMQLKRKVEFYQWTERSSTQKRQKLGGGEETVTTYTYEQAWQAEPVNSQNFKDPQARTAHVNTTALTVQNETFKATNVTFGAYRLPDFLISSISGAQPLNVQLTQEQKNGLNQQIRNQHAAAARQQGGGMWSAAQGGYGYGATDMVHEQGNVVYVGAAPNAPQIGDVRVTFTYVQPAKQISVLAQVNGNTFQPFKSKNGKTVSGLSMGVKSMDEMYEAKHTSNSMLSWVLRFAGAGLVIAGLKVLFAPLSVLASVVPILGRIVGAGAGLVSSLLGGAWSLLVLSLAWLRFRPMIGGIMLAIALVLVSLLMLRGKGKGAVPPPAPPAQPAA, translated from the coding sequence ATGGCGTACACAGAAACCACAACAACCGGCTATTTCCAGCGTCTGGGCTCGTCATTTTCCGGCATGGGCCTGGGCATCGTGCTCTTCATCGTCGGTTCCGGGCTCCTGTGGTGGAACGAGGGCAACTTCGTGGCCACCCGGAATGCGCTGAACGAGGCCCAGGGCCTTTCCATGGAGCTGGCCAGCGTGGATCAGGTCGATCCTGCGGCCGACGGCAAGCTGGTGCACGCGGTGGGCAACGCCGTCACCCAGGACCTGCTGATTGACAGCATCTTTGGGGTGAGCGTGCAGGGCATGCAACTGAAACGCAAGGTGGAATTCTACCAGTGGACCGAGAGGTCCAGCACCCAGAAGCGCCAAAAGCTGGGCGGCGGCGAGGAAACGGTCACCACCTACACCTATGAGCAGGCGTGGCAGGCCGAGCCCGTGAATTCCCAGAACTTCAAGGATCCCCAGGCAAGAACGGCCCATGTCAACACCACGGCCCTCACGGTGCAAAACGAGACCTTCAAGGCAACCAACGTCACCTTTGGTGCGTACAGGCTCCCGGATTTTCTCATCAGCAGCATCAGCGGTGCACAGCCCCTCAACGTGCAGTTGACCCAGGAGCAGAAGAACGGCCTGAACCAGCAGATCAGAAACCAGCACGCCGCGGCGGCGCGGCAACAGGGTGGCGGTATGTGGAGCGCAGCCCAGGGCGGATATGGCTACGGCGCTACCGATATGGTGCACGAGCAGGGCAACGTAGTCTATGTGGGCGCAGCCCCGAACGCGCCCCAGATCGGGGACGTGCGTGTAACCTTCACCTATGTGCAGCCCGCCAAGCAGATCAGCGTTCTGGCCCAGGTGAACGGCAACACCTTCCAGCCCTTCAAGAGCAAGAACGGCAAGACGGTGAGCGGCTTGAGCATGGGCGTGAAGAGCATGGACGAAATGTACGAGGCCAAGCACACCAGCAACTCCATGCTGAGCTGGGTTCTGCGCTTTGCGGGTGCGGGCCTGGTCATCGCCGGCCTCAAGGTGCTGTTTGCCCCGCTTTCGGTGCTGGCGAGCGTGGTCCCGATTTTGGGCAGAATCGTGGGCGCGGGCGCGGGCCTGGTGAGTTCGCTGTTGGGCGGCGCCTGGTCGCTTCTGGTGCTCTCCCTGGCCTGGTTGCGTTTCCGGCCCATGATTGGCGGCATTATGCTGGCCATCGCGCTGGTACTGGTGAGCCTGCTCATGCTGCGCGGCAAGGGCAAGGGTGCGGTGCCGCCTCCCGCGCCACCGGCCCAGCCTGCGGCGTGA
- a CDS encoding M949_RS01915 family surface polysaccharide biosynthesis protein — MQKKMLFLTFALGACCALPSVAPAAPGAKGEIVKTLEFTDQNGQNSVVLRLTGEFARPEDRPESDANRAEHSRELFAECFVEKDGQQKQAWRVYDFIHGCPFQLRLGFFPDLAAVTDLDRDGISEVWLPYYGACQSDITPPGMKIIMYEGGQKHAVRGEAHHPEVPDSGRYQADAAFKKAPQSFRRYADELWQKMLKAESQLDYNTM, encoded by the coding sequence ATGCAGAAAAAAATGCTTTTTCTGACCTTTGCCTTGGGCGCTTGCTGTGCCCTGCCGAGCGTGGCGCCCGCAGCCCCGGGGGCAAAAGGCGAAATCGTGAAAACCCTGGAATTTACGGACCAGAACGGCCAAAATTCCGTGGTATTGCGGCTCACCGGGGAATTCGCCCGTCCCGAGGACAGGCCGGAGAGCGACGCGAACCGGGCGGAACACAGCCGGGAGCTCTTTGCCGAATGCTTTGTGGAAAAGGATGGACAACAGAAGCAGGCCTGGCGGGTCTATGATTTTATCCACGGCTGCCCCTTTCAACTGCGCCTGGGCTTTTTCCCGGATCTGGCGGCGGTGACCGACCTGGATCGGGACGGCATCTCCGAGGTCTGGCTGCCCTATTACGGGGCCTGCCAGAGCGACATCACCCCGCCCGGCATGAAGATCATCATGTACGAAGGCGGCCAGAAACACGCTGTCCGGGGCGAGGCCCATCATCCCGAGGTGCCGGACAGCGGCAGGTACCAGGCGGACGCGGCCTTCAAAAAAGCGCCCCAGTCCTTCCGGCGCTACGCGGACGAGTTGTGGCAGAAAATGCTGAAGGCAGAATCCCAATTGGACTACAATACTATGTAA
- a CDS encoding DUF5991 domain-containing protein has protein sequence MQKNRFLLACTATVAALLPLALAAPGLAATAPLMLLTQCEDAGDYKLTMSLQAERSLTLTEGTIDFARSTNGPAFKEVQRKSLKMGESYEFKTGIPETMPLVQICADPGGSMKKCWEPMWSQADDADGFPTMQTGFALATPLKKDWISGWLGRYQWTDKAGRQYALTLRRDACRPGAWMDAAGDDFLATFQGDRDRVAVYRVDVNNGHKPTERLFTLKREGGELTTEWAGMRPAGTDESGRFFAPAR, from the coding sequence ATGCAGAAGAACAGGTTTTTGCTTGCCTGCACCGCGACCGTGGCCGCGCTGCTTCCCCTGGCCCTGGCCGCGCCCGGCCTCGCGGCTACGGCGCCGCTGATGCTCCTCACCCAGTGCGAGGACGCGGGCGACTACAAGCTCACCATGAGCCTCCAGGCCGAGCGGAGCCTGACGCTGACCGAAGGCACGATTGACTTCGCGCGCAGCACCAATGGCCCGGCATTCAAGGAAGTGCAGCGGAAGAGCCTGAAGATGGGCGAAAGCTACGAGTTCAAGACCGGCATCCCGGAAACCATGCCCCTTGTCCAGATCTGTGCGGACCCGGGCGGGAGCATGAAAAAATGCTGGGAACCCATGTGGAGTCAGGCGGACGACGCGGACGGCTTTCCGACCATGCAGACAGGCTTCGCGCTGGCGACCCCTCTGAAAAAGGACTGGATTTCCGGCTGGCTGGGCCGCTACCAGTGGACGGACAAGGCGGGCAGGCAATACGCCCTGACCCTGCGGCGGGATGCCTGCCGCCCCGGTGCCTGGATGGATGCGGCGGGCGATGACTTTCTGGCCACCTTCCAAGGGGACAGGGATCGGGTGGCAGTCTATCGGGTGGATGTGAACAACGGCCACAAACCCACCGAAAGGCTCTTCACCCTGAAAAGGGAAGGCGGCGAGCTCACGACCGAATGGGCCGGGATGCGGCCCGCTGGCACGGACGAAAGCGGCAGGTTTTTTGCGCCTGCCCGGTGA
- the trpB gene encoding tryptophan synthase subunit beta: MRKGYYGQWGGAFIPEVLQAAFADLNRAYEAARADAGFWQEYVDLMGNYSCRPTPLTHAENLSRHFGGAQIYIKREDLNHTGAHKANNVMGQGLLVRRMGKTRVIAETGAGQHGVATATMAARFGFECTIYMGAEDVARQRSNVFWMEKLGATVASVTDGSRTLKDAMNEAFRDWVASMDGTHYVIGTVCGPHPFPEMVAWFQSIIGKEARRQILAQHGKVPARVYACVGGGSNAMGLFQGFLNDGPDKVELVGVEAGGLGIASGRHAARLAEGSGARPGVAQGYRSMFLQDADGQMKDTHSIAAGLDYVGVSPMLANLAETGRVRFVSATDAEVLAALALTMRLEGLIPAMESAHAFAQAFKEAPSLPQDEAIIINMSGRGDKDIFTIAQAFRDPSWQRFIVAKGEEYKQALHQEAGE; this comes from the coding sequence ATGAGAAAAGGATACTATGGCCAATGGGGCGGCGCTTTTATTCCGGAAGTGCTGCAGGCCGCCTTTGCCGATCTGAACAGGGCCTATGAGGCGGCCCGGGCCGATGCGGGCTTCTGGCAGGAATACGTGGATCTGATGGGCAACTATTCCTGCCGGCCCACGCCGCTCACCCATGCGGAAAATCTGAGCCGCCATTTTGGCGGCGCCCAGATCTACATCAAGCGCGAAGACCTGAATCACACCGGCGCGCACAAGGCCAACAACGTGATGGGGCAGGGGCTTCTGGTCCGGCGCATGGGCAAGACCCGGGTGATCGCGGAGACCGGGGCGGGCCAGCACGGCGTGGCGACGGCCACCATGGCCGCGCGCTTTGGCTTCGAATGCACGATTTACATGGGCGCGGAAGATGTGGCCCGGCAGCGCTCCAACGTGTTCTGGATGGAAAAGCTGGGCGCCACCGTGGCGTCGGTCACGGACGGCTCGCGCACCCTGAAGGACGCCATGAACGAGGCCTTTCGCGACTGGGTCGCCTCCATGGACGGCACCCACTACGTTATCGGCACGGTCTGCGGGCCGCATCCCTTTCCGGAGATGGTGGCCTGGTTCCAGTCCATCATCGGCAAGGAGGCCAGACGCCAGATTCTGGCGCAGCACGGCAAGGTGCCGGCGCGGGTCTATGCCTGCGTGGGCGGCGGTTCCAACGCCATGGGGCTGTTTCAGGGCTTTTTGAACGATGGCCCGGACAAGGTCGAACTGGTCGGCGTGGAAGCCGGCGGCCTGGGCATAGCGAGCGGTCGGCACGCCGCACGTCTGGCCGAGGGCAGCGGCGCCAGGCCTGGTGTGGCCCAGGGCTACAGGAGCATGTTCTTGCAGGATGCGGACGGCCAGATGAAGGACACCCATTCCATTGCCGCCGGCCTCGACTACGTGGGCGTGTCGCCCATGCTGGCGAATCTGGCGGAAACGGGCCGGGTGCGTTTTGTTTCGGCCACCGACGCCGAGGTGCTGGCAGCCCTGGCGCTCACCATGCGGCTCGAGGGCCTGATTCCGGCCATGGAATCGGCCCACGCCTTTGCGCAGGCCTTCAAGGAAGCGCCGAGCCTGCCGCAGGACGAGGCCATCATCATCAACATGTCGGGCCGCGGGGACAAGGATATTTTCACCATTGCCCAGGCCTTCCGCGATCCTTCATGGCAGCGCTTCATCGTGGCCAAGGGCGAGGAGTACAAACAGGCGCTGCATCAGGAGGCGGGCGAATGA
- a CDS encoding M949_RS01915 family surface polysaccharide biosynthesis protein, translating to MKACKLCRNAVLACALCTFALPATAAEYPGLEGDIVKELRFQDKSGENAVVLTEREKIREQEGSSLWSKDIRAYRYRLQGDAASQAWQIHDYVHDCETSVTAEFLQDEIAITDLDDNGQSEIWVPYLIRCAGDVSPSTMKIIMYEGQKKHALRGRNLLPSMRATPASRAKANTGRTRPFRRPSRKSANSAICFGNAP from the coding sequence ATGAAAGCGTGCAAGCTATGCAGGAACGCAGTTCTGGCCTGCGCCCTCTGCACATTTGCCCTGCCCGCCACGGCTGCCGAATACCCCGGTCTTGAGGGCGACATCGTGAAGGAACTGCGTTTTCAGGACAAAAGCGGCGAGAATGCGGTGGTACTGACCGAGCGGGAAAAGATCCGGGAGCAGGAAGGCTCCAGCCTGTGGAGCAAGGACATCCGCGCCTACCGCTACCGCCTGCAAGGGGATGCGGCCAGCCAGGCGTGGCAGATTCATGACTATGTTCACGACTGCGAGACGAGCGTGACCGCCGAATTTCTGCAAGACGAGATTGCCATCACCGACCTGGACGACAACGGCCAATCCGAAATCTGGGTGCCCTATCTCATCCGCTGCGCGGGCGATGTGAGCCCGTCCACCATGAAAATCATCATGTACGAGGGCCAAAAGAAGCACGCCCTGCGCGGCAGGAACCTTTTGCCCAGCATGCGGGCTACACCGGCGAGCCGGGCGAAGGCGAATACAGGGCGGACGCGGCCTTTCAGAAGGCCAAGCCGCAAATCCGCAAATTCGGCGATCTGCTTTGGCAACGCGCCCTGA